Proteins from a genomic interval of Lelliottia amnigena:
- the ptsG_7 gene encoding PTS system glucose-specific transporter subunit IICBA, translated as MMQMFSGASSGVWFEKAQRFGKSFMLPIAVLPAAGLLLGIGGALSNPNTLTAYPFLDIGWLQAIFTIMSSAGSIVFANLSVLFAVGVAVGLAKTDKGTAGLAALLAFLVMNATINALLILTGKLALENPGAVGQGMTLGIQTLETGVFGGVVIGLVTCTLHHRFNKIALPQFLGFFGGSRFVPIISSLAAIVVGAAMTVVWPHFQKLIFGLGGLVDATGYLGTLLYGFILRMLGPFGLHHIFYLPFWTTALGGSEIVNGHLVEGTQRIFFAQLADPNTQQFYLGTSRFMSGRFITMMFGLIGACLAMYHTAKPENKKRVAGLLISAALTSFLTGITEPIEFSFLFVAPVLYVIHALFDGLAFMLAHILHITIGQTFSGGFIDFILFGVLQGEAKTNWMYVPLVGVPWFFLYYFTFRFMITRFGYATPGREKEAVVESTLPQSERAAAVIAGLGGKDNLDEVDCCATRLRVTVKDGGKVNEAALKATGARGVIVRGNGVQVIYGPHVTIIKNEVEEILS; from the coding sequence ATGATGCAAATGTTCAGTGGTGCCTCATCAGGCGTGTGGTTTGAAAAAGCCCAGCGTTTTGGTAAGTCGTTTATGTTACCCATCGCCGTGTTGCCTGCGGCGGGTTTACTATTAGGTATTGGCGGCGCGTTATCAAATCCGAACACGCTTACGGCCTATCCGTTTCTGGATATCGGCTGGCTGCAGGCCATTTTCACCATTATGAGCAGCGCGGGTTCGATTGTTTTTGCAAACCTGTCGGTGCTGTTTGCGGTTGGCGTCGCGGTTGGTCTGGCGAAAACGGACAAAGGCACGGCTGGGCTTGCAGCATTGCTCGCGTTTCTGGTGATGAATGCCACCATCAATGCCTTGCTGATTCTGACCGGCAAGCTCGCGCTGGAAAATCCCGGTGCCGTAGGGCAGGGAATGACGCTTGGCATTCAGACGCTGGAGACCGGCGTCTTTGGTGGCGTGGTGATTGGTCTTGTCACCTGCACTCTGCATCACCGGTTCAATAAAATCGCATTGCCGCAGTTCCTCGGCTTCTTCGGCGGCTCACGCTTTGTGCCGATTATCAGCTCCCTCGCCGCCATCGTCGTCGGCGCGGCGATGACGGTCGTATGGCCGCACTTTCAGAAACTGATTTTTGGACTGGGCGGCCTGGTGGATGCCACGGGTTATCTCGGCACACTGCTGTATGGTTTTATCCTGCGCATGCTAGGCCCGTTCGGTTTGCACCATATTTTCTATCTGCCTTTCTGGACGACGGCGCTGGGCGGCAGTGAGATCGTGAACGGTCATCTGGTCGAAGGCACGCAGCGGATCTTCTTTGCGCAACTGGCTGACCCGAATACCCAACAGTTTTACCTCGGCACGTCACGCTTCATGTCCGGGCGCTTTATCACCATGATGTTTGGCCTGATCGGGGCGTGTCTGGCGATGTATCACACCGCCAAACCCGAGAATAAAAAGCGCGTGGCGGGGCTGTTAATTTCCGCAGCGTTGACCTCTTTCCTGACAGGAATTACCGAGCCGATTGAGTTCTCGTTCCTGTTCGTGGCACCGGTGCTTTATGTCATCCACGCTTTATTCGATGGACTGGCATTTATGCTCGCCCACATTCTGCATATCACCATTGGCCAGACGTTCTCCGGTGGTTTTATCGATTTCATTCTGTTTGGCGTTCTGCAAGGCGAGGCCAAAACGAACTGGATGTATGTCCCGCTGGTCGGCGTGCCGTGGTTCTTCCTCTATTACTTCACCTTCCGCTTCATGATCACGCGTTTTGGCTATGCCACGCCGGGGCGCGAAAAAGAGGCGGTGGTCGAAAGCACCCTCCCGCAAAGTGAACGCGCGGCGGCGGTGATTGCAGGGCTGGGCGGCAAAGACAATCTGGACGAGGTGGACTGCTGTGCGACGCGGTTACGTGTGACGGTCAAGGATGGCGGAAAGGTTAATGAGGCCGCGCTGAAAGCCACTGGTGCACGCGGTGTAATCGTCCGCGGTAACGGCGTCCAGGTGATTTACGGCCCGCATGTCACCATTATCAAAAACGAAGTGGAAGAGATTTTATCGTGA
- the pyrG_2 gene encoding CTP synthetase, producing the protein MTTNYIFVTGGVVSSLGKGIAAASLAAILEARGLNVTMMKLDPYINVDPGTMSPIQHGEVFVTEDGAETDLDLGHYERFIRTKMSRRNNFTTGRIYSDVLRKERRGDYLGATVQVIPHITNAIKERIVAGGEGHDVVLVEIGGTVGDIESLPFLEAIRQLAVDIGREHALFMHLTLVPYMAAAGEVKTKPTQHSVKELLSIGIQPDILICRSDRAVPANERAKIALFCNVAEKAVISLKDVDSIYKIPGLLKSQGLDDYICKRFSLNVPEANLSEWEQVIYEEANPAGEVTIGMVGKYIELPDAYKSVIEALKHGGLKNRVTVNIKLIDSQDVETRGVEILKDLDAILIPGGFGYRGVEGKIATARFARENNIPYLGICLGMQVALIEFARNVVGMENANSTEFVPDCKYPVVALITEWRDEDGNVEVRTEKSDLGGTMRLGAQACQVSEDSLVRKMYGSTTITERHRHRYEVNNMLLKQIEAAGLRIAGRSGDDQLVEIIEVPNHPWFVACQFHPEFTSTPRDGHPLFAGFVKAASEYQKRQAK; encoded by the coding sequence ATGACAACGAACTATATTTTTGTGACCGGCGGGGTTGTATCCTCTCTGGGTAAAGGCATTGCCGCAGCCTCTCTCGCGGCCATTCTTGAAGCCCGTGGCCTCAATGTGACCATGATGAAATTGGATCCGTACATCAACGTTGATCCAGGCACCATGAGCCCAATCCAGCACGGCGAAGTGTTCGTTACCGAAGACGGCGCTGAAACCGATCTGGACTTAGGTCACTACGAGCGCTTCATTCGCACCAAGATGAGTCGCCGCAACAACTTCACTACGGGTCGTATCTACTCCGACGTTCTGCGTAAAGAGCGCCGTGGCGACTACTTAGGCGCAACCGTTCAGGTTATCCCGCATATCACTAATGCAATCAAAGAGCGCATCGTTGCCGGTGGCGAAGGCCACGACGTTGTGCTGGTTGAAATTGGCGGTACAGTCGGTGATATCGAATCGCTGCCATTCCTGGAAGCAATTCGTCAGCTGGCGGTAGATATTGGCCGTGAACACGCGCTGTTTATGCACCTGACGCTGGTGCCGTACATGGCTGCTGCCGGTGAAGTGAAAACCAAACCGACTCAGCACTCCGTGAAAGAACTGCTCTCTATCGGTATCCAGCCGGATATCCTGATTTGCCGTTCCGATCGTGCCGTTCCAGCCAACGAACGTGCGAAAATTGCATTGTTCTGTAACGTTGCTGAAAAGGCTGTAATTTCTCTAAAAGACGTCGATTCCATTTATAAAATCCCGGGCCTGTTGAAATCACAGGGGCTGGACGATTATATTTGTAAACGATTCAGCTTGAACGTTCCTGAAGCTAACTTGTCCGAATGGGAACAAGTTATTTACGAAGAAGCGAATCCGGCAGGCGAAGTGACTATCGGTATGGTTGGCAAGTACATTGAACTGCCAGACGCCTATAAGTCAGTTATCGAAGCGCTGAAACACGGTGGTCTTAAGAATCGCGTCACTGTTAACATCAAGCTGATTGATTCGCAGGATGTTGAAACGCGTGGCGTCGAAATTCTGAAAGATCTGGATGCTATTCTGATCCCTGGCGGCTTCGGCTACCGTGGAGTAGAAGGCAAGATCGCCACCGCACGCTTTGCGCGTGAAAATAATATTCCTTACCTTGGCATTTGCCTGGGTATGCAGGTTGCGTTGATTGAGTTTGCCCGTAACGTCGTGGGTATGGAAAACGCGAACTCTACGGAATTTGTGCCAGACTGTAAGTACCCTGTTGTGGCGCTTATCACCGAATGGCGCGATGAAGACGGTAACGTCGAAGTTCGTACCGAGAAGAGCGATCTGGGTGGCACGATGCGTCTTGGCGCACAGGCTTGTCAGGTTTCTGAAGACAGTCTGGTTCGCAAGATGTATGGCTCGACGACCATTACCGAGCGCCATCGTCACCGCTACGAAGTCAACAACATGCTGCTGAAACAAATTGAAGCTGCGGGTCTGCGTATTGCGGGCCGTTCCGGAGATGATCAGTTAGTCGAGATCATTGAAGTGCCAAACCATCCTTGGTTTGTTGCTTGTCAATTCCACCCGGAATTTACTTCAACGCCGCGTGATGGGCATCCGCTGTTTGCAGGCTTCGTAAAAGCCGCCAGCGAGTACCAGAAGCGTCAGGCGAAGTAA
- the eno gene encoding enolase produces the protein MSKIVKVIGREIIDSRGNPTVEAEVHLEGGFVGMAAAPSGASTGSREALELRDGDKSRFMGKGVLKAVGAVNGPIAQAVIGKDAKDQAGIDKIMIDLDGTENKSNFGANAILAVSLATAKAAAASKGQALFEHIAELNGTPGKYSMPVPMMNIINGGEHADNNVDIQEFMIQPVGAKSLKEAVRMGSEVFHNLAKVLKAKGMNTAVGDEGGYAPNLGSNAEALAVIAEAVKAAGYELGTDITLAMDCAASEFYKDGKYVLAGEGNKAFTSEEFTHFLEDLTKQYPIVSIEDGLDESDWDGFAYQTKVLGDKIQLVGDDLFVTNTKILKEGIEKGIVNSILIKFNQIGSLTETLAAIKMAKDAGYTAVISHRSGETEDATIADLAVGTAAGQIKTGSMSRSDRVAKYNQLIRIEEALGEKAPYNGRKEIKGQ, from the coding sequence ATGTCCAAAATTGTTAAAGTCATCGGTCGTGAAATCATCGACTCCCGTGGTAACCCTACCGTAGAAGCTGAAGTTCACCTTGAAGGTGGTTTCGTTGGTATGGCTGCTGCGCCGTCAGGTGCTTCTACTGGTTCCCGCGAAGCGCTGGAACTGCGCGATGGCGACAAATCCCGCTTCATGGGCAAAGGCGTACTGAAAGCTGTTGGCGCGGTTAACGGCCCAATCGCTCAGGCTGTTATTGGCAAAGATGCCAAAGACCAGGCTGGCATCGACAAGATCATGATCGATCTGGACGGTACTGAAAACAAATCTAACTTCGGTGCGAACGCAATCCTGGCTGTGTCTCTGGCAACCGCTAAAGCTGCTGCTGCTTCTAAAGGTCAGGCGCTGTTCGAACACATCGCTGAGCTGAACGGCACCCCAGGCAAATACTCCATGCCGGTTCCGATGATGAACATCATCAACGGTGGTGAGCACGCGGACAACAACGTTGATATTCAGGAATTCATGATTCAGCCAGTTGGCGCGAAATCCCTGAAAGAAGCGGTTCGTATGGGTTCTGAAGTGTTCCATAACCTGGCTAAAGTTCTGAAAGCTAAAGGTATGAACACTGCTGTTGGTGACGAAGGTGGCTATGCGCCAAACCTGGGTTCCAACGCAGAAGCACTGGCTGTTATCGCTGAAGCGGTTAAAGCTGCAGGTTACGAGCTGGGCACCGACATCACTCTGGCGATGGACTGTGCAGCATCTGAATTCTACAAAGACGGTAAATACGTTCTGGCTGGCGAAGGCAACAAAGCCTTCACCTCTGAAGAGTTCACTCACTTCCTGGAAGATTTGACCAAACAGTACCCAATCGTGTCTATCGAAGACGGTCTGGACGAATCTGACTGGGACGGTTTTGCATACCAGACTAAAGTTCTGGGCGACAAAATCCAGCTGGTTGGTGACGATCTGTTCGTAACCAACACCAAGATCCTGAAAGAAGGTATCGAAAAAGGCATCGTTAACTCCATCCTGATCAAATTCAACCAGATCGGTTCTCTGACCGAAACTCTGGCTGCGATCAAAATGGCGAAAGACGCTGGCTACACTGCCGTTATCTCTCACCGTTCAGGCGAAACTGAAGACGCTACCATCGCTGACCTGGCTGTTGGTACCGCTGCTGGCCAGATCAAAACCGGTTCTATGAGCCGTTCTGACCGCGTTGCTAAATACAACCAGCTGATTCGTATCGAAGAAGCGCTGGGCGAAAAAGCACCGTACAACGGTCGTAAAGAGATCAAAGGTCAGTAA
- the nanE gene encoding N-acetylmannosamine-6-phosphate 2-epimerase, which yields MKKTVLDVLKGKLIVSCQALENEPLHSPFIMSRMALAAAQGGAVAIRANSVVDIAAIKQQVSLPVIGIIKRDYPGSEVFITATLKEIDELMTVNPEIIALDATARPRPDGETLESLVGKIRSRYPSVLLMADIATLAEAKTAQALGFDCVGTTLYGYTAETQGHSLPENDCEFLRDVVAAVSIPVVAEGNVDTPERAARCLALGAHTVVVGGAITRPQQITTRFVAAIEAHSTDRA from the coding sequence GTGAAGAAAACTGTACTGGATGTATTGAAAGGCAAATTAATCGTCTCCTGTCAGGCGCTGGAAAACGAACCGCTGCATAGCCCATTCATTATGTCGCGCATGGCGCTGGCCGCAGCGCAAGGTGGCGCGGTAGCGATTCGGGCCAACAGCGTGGTAGATATCGCTGCCATTAAACAGCAGGTGTCGCTGCCGGTGATTGGCATCATTAAGCGAGATTATCCGGGCAGCGAGGTCTTTATTACCGCTACGCTCAAGGAGATCGATGAACTGATGACGGTGAATCCGGAAATTATCGCGCTGGACGCCACCGCCCGACCGCGTCCGGATGGCGAAACGCTGGAGTCGTTGGTGGGGAAAATCCGGTCCCGCTATCCGTCGGTGCTGTTAATGGCCGATATCGCCACCCTTGCGGAAGCGAAAACGGCGCAAGCGCTGGGGTTTGACTGCGTGGGCACCACGCTATACGGCTATACGGCGGAAACACAGGGCCATTCGCTTCCTGAAAATGACTGTGAATTTTTACGAGACGTGGTGGCTGCCGTCAGTATTCCTGTGGTGGCTGAAGGCAATGTCGACACGCCTGAGCGTGCTGCGCGCTGTCTTGCGCTGGGGGCTCATACGGTTGTTGTCGGGGGCGCCATTACGCGTCCTCAGCAAATCACGACACGTTTCGTCGCGGCGATTGAGGCACACAGCACCGATCGGGCATGA
- the ygcF_2 gene encoding 7-cyano-7-deazaguanine synthase: MQYPINEMFQTLQGEGYFTGVPAIFIRLQGCPVGCAWCDTKHTWDKLADREVSLFSILAKTKESDKWGAGSAEDLLAIIGRQGWTARHVVITGGEPCIHDLMSLTDLLEKNGYSCQIETSGTHEVRCSHTTWVTVSPKVNNARWL; this comes from the coding sequence ATGCAGTACCCGATTAACGAGATGTTCCAAACCCTGCAAGGCGAGGGTTACTTCACTGGCGTTCCTGCTATTTTTATTCGTTTGCAGGGATGCCCGGTTGGTTGTGCCTGGTGTGATACCAAACATACGTGGGACAAACTGGCAGATCGGGAAGTATCGCTGTTTAGCATTCTTGCCAAAACCAAAGAAAGCGATAAATGGGGAGCCGGGAGTGCTGAAGATCTGCTGGCGATTATTGGTCGTCAGGGCTGGACAGCGCGCCACGTTGTCATCACCGGCGGTGAGCCGTGCATTCACGACCTTATGTCGCTGACCGATTTGCTGGAAAAGAACGGCTACAGTTGCCAGATTGAAACCAGCGGTACGCACGAAGTGCGCTGCTCTCACACCACCTGGGTTACCGTATCGCCAAAAGTGAACAATGCGCGGTGGCTATGA
- the ybbH_3 gene encoding transcriptional regulator, which translates to MSENENLLLRLRQGVSGYSPTQQKLGSFILNDPSKVLYLTITELARESDTSEASVTRLCRTLGCKGYTEFKMALALDVKREHVPVKKGDEIDEIVEESILALQDTSRLLDREILLKAAQALHQSRSIYIYGVAASAIIGDYLHYKLLRLGKSAQLFSDMHRASMNATTLTSDDLVVAISSSGSTRDLLHVVKLARKRGAQVLALSNTPRSPLTSLSDILLVAAKPEGPLSAGGAECQSRRDAACRASGNDFDFTGRSIR; encoded by the coding sequence ATGTCAGAAAATGAAAACCTGCTGCTCAGGCTGCGCCAAGGCGTCTCTGGATACAGTCCTACGCAGCAAAAGTTAGGATCGTTTATCCTCAACGATCCTTCGAAAGTGCTTTACCTGACGATTACCGAGCTGGCGCGTGAAAGCGACACCAGCGAAGCGAGCGTGACGCGGCTATGCCGTACGCTAGGGTGTAAGGGATATACCGAATTTAAAATGGCGCTGGCGCTGGATGTTAAGCGTGAGCATGTACCCGTAAAGAAAGGCGATGAGATTGACGAAATCGTCGAAGAGTCGATTCTGGCGCTACAGGATACTTCTCGTCTGCTCGACCGGGAAATTTTGTTAAAAGCCGCTCAGGCATTACATCAGTCGCGCTCCATATACATCTATGGCGTGGCGGCAAGCGCCATTATCGGTGATTATCTGCACTACAAATTGCTTCGTCTCGGCAAGTCGGCACAGCTATTTAGCGATATGCATCGTGCTTCGATGAATGCGACGACCTTAACGTCTGACGATCTGGTGGTGGCCATTTCGAGTTCCGGCTCGACGCGGGATCTTTTGCACGTCGTAAAACTCGCGCGAAAACGTGGCGCGCAGGTGCTGGCGTTGAGCAATACCCCGCGCAGTCCGCTGACATCATTGAGCGATATATTGCTGGTGGCTGCAAAGCCAGAAGGCCCGCTCAGCGCCGGGGGCGCTGAATGCCAAAGTCGGCGTGATGCTGCTTGTAGAGCTTCTGGCAATGACTTTGATTTCACTGGACGATCGATACGGTGA